The proteins below come from a single Streptomyces spongiicola genomic window:
- the pstB gene encoding phosphate ABC transporter ATP-binding protein PstB produces the protein MAKRIDISGLSAFYGSHKAIEDISMTVEPRSVTAFIGPSGCGKSTFLRTLNRMHEVTPGGRVEGKVMLDDENLYGKEVDPVAVRRTVGMVFQRPNPFPTMSIFDNVAAGLRLNGSYKKSELNGVVERSLRGANLWNEVKDRLNKPGSGLSGGQQQRLCIARAIAVEPDVLLMDEPCSALDPISTLAIEDLIGELKERFTIVIVTHNMQQAARVSDRTAFFNLSAVGQPGRLIEIDETERIFSNPSVQATEDYISGRFG, from the coding sequence ATGGCCAAGCGAATCGACATCAGCGGACTGTCCGCCTTCTACGGCTCCCACAAGGCGATCGAGGACATCTCGATGACCGTGGAGCCCCGCTCGGTGACCGCCTTCATCGGCCCCTCCGGCTGCGGCAAGTCCACGTTCCTGCGCACCCTGAACCGCATGCACGAGGTCACCCCCGGTGGCCGCGTCGAGGGCAAGGTGATGCTGGACGACGAGAACCTGTACGGCAAGGAGGTCGACCCGGTCGCGGTACGGCGCACGGTCGGCATGGTGTTCCAGCGGCCCAACCCGTTCCCCACCATGTCGATCTTCGACAACGTGGCGGCGGGCCTGCGGCTGAACGGCTCCTACAAGAAGAGCGAGCTGAACGGCGTCGTCGAGCGCTCGCTGCGCGGCGCGAACCTCTGGAACGAGGTCAAGGACCGCCTCAACAAGCCCGGCTCGGGCCTCTCCGGCGGCCAGCAGCAGCGCCTGTGCATCGCCCGTGCGATCGCGGTCGAGCCCGACGTGCTGCTGATGGACGAGCCCTGCTCGGCGCTCGACCCCATCTCCACGCTGGCGATCGAGGACCTGATCGGCGAGCTCAAGGAGCGCTTCACGATCGTCATCGTGACGCACAACATGCAGCAGGCGGCGCGCGTGTCGGACCGCACCGCGTTCTTCAACCTCTCGGCGGTCGGACAGCCGGGCAGGCTCATCGAGATAGACGAGACGGAGCGGATCTTCTCCAACCCGTCCGTCCAGGCGACCGAGGACTACATCTCGGGCCGCTTCGGCTGA
- the mshD gene encoding mycothiol synthase, producing the protein MTDAAPAALEPGRQIKTLDELTPELADDVLGMLSAAAGADGVQAVSEQGRLYLRHGRREGVRHFVLTVAGDLRGYAQLEGTDPVEAPAAELVVHPAHRGRGHGRALGNAVLGASGKRLRMWAHGGKSAARHLAQVLGLTLFRELRQLRRPLSPLDIPEPVLPEGVTVRTFVPGRDDTAWIAVNAAAFAHHPEQGSITQRDLDDRKQEAWFDPKGFFLAERGGEIVGFHWTKLHAEDQLGEVYVLGIRPDAQGTGLGKALTAIGLRHLAAQGVPTAMLYVDADNPAALRVYERLGFTTHEVDLMYRTET; encoded by the coding sequence ATGACTGACGCAGCTCCCGCCGCCCTCGAGCCCGGCCGGCAGATCAAGACGCTCGACGAGCTCACCCCCGAGCTGGCCGACGACGTACTCGGCATGCTGTCCGCCGCCGCCGGCGCCGACGGTGTGCAGGCCGTCTCGGAACAGGGCCGGCTGTATCTGCGCCACGGCCGGCGCGAGGGCGTGCGGCACTTCGTGCTCACCGTCGCCGGGGACCTCCGCGGGTACGCCCAACTGGAGGGCACCGACCCGGTGGAGGCACCCGCCGCCGAGCTGGTCGTCCACCCCGCGCACCGCGGCCGCGGCCACGGCCGGGCCCTGGGCAACGCGGTGCTCGGCGCGTCCGGCAAGCGGCTGCGGATGTGGGCGCACGGCGGCAAGTCCGCCGCCCGCCATCTCGCCCAGGTGCTCGGCCTGACCCTGTTCCGTGAACTGCGGCAGCTGCGGCGCCCGTTGAGTCCGCTCGACATCCCGGAGCCGGTCCTTCCGGAGGGGGTGACGGTCCGCACCTTCGTCCCCGGCCGGGACGACACCGCCTGGATCGCGGTCAACGCGGCCGCCTTCGCCCACCACCCCGAGCAGGGCTCGATCACCCAGCGCGATCTCGACGACCGCAAACAGGAGGCCTGGTTCGACCCCAAGGGCTTCTTCCTCGCCGAGCGCGGGGGCGAGATCGTGGGCTTCCACTGGACGAAGCTGCACGCCGAGGACCAGCTCGGCGAGGTGTACGTGCTCGGCATCCGCCCCGACGCGCAGGGCACCGGCCTCGGCAAGGCCCTGACCGCGATCGGACTGCGCCATCTCGCGGCGCAGGGCGTGCCGACGGCCATGCTGTACGTCGACGCGGACAACCCGGCCGCCCTGCGGGTGTACGAGCGGCTCGGGTTCACCACGCACGAGGTGGACCTGATGTACCGCACGGAGACGTGA
- a CDS encoding CHAD domain-containing protein yields MHNHDLPPAQRGAGADQVLAGYLRKQAGDFLRGLRLQGESGADTHGAAEAARTLRRAGHRIRGTLHTFRPLLDPAWADQLRAELAWVSGVLAEEHACTARLARLLDALARLSGTQPVPAARTRSGGAGTAGPTEGSRAAGSPAEDGPTEGSRAAGSRAGRGPAPEEAAAAPAAGRRGTLTVGGARAGALLERQLTLGRTRAHSAALQALGSSRFHAVADAVALLASEVPLAGTAGAPGAALAAHAEIAERRLHDAVTALPLARAARPYNAEALVHGLATASAGEAQDAPWHQVRHLLRLHAYAQEVLHAGCGTGPGRRLTTAGRTLDRHRDAAEAAAAAAAAARTPRIAPATAYALGVLHADQRHEVEAARFAFQRAWQEAPRGPDGPRDEHALAAP; encoded by the coding sequence GTGCACAACCATGACCTCCCCCCGGCGCAGCGAGGGGCCGGCGCCGACCAGGTCCTGGCCGGATACCTGCGGAAGCAGGCCGGCGACTTCCTCCGCGGTCTGCGGCTGCAGGGTGAGAGCGGCGCGGACACCCACGGCGCGGCGGAGGCCGCCCGGACCCTGCGGAGGGCCGGGCACCGCATCCGCGGCACACTCCACACCTTCCGGCCCCTGCTCGACCCGGCCTGGGCGGACCAGCTGCGCGCTGAACTCGCCTGGGTGTCCGGCGTACTCGCCGAGGAGCACGCCTGCACGGCCAGGCTGGCCCGGCTGCTCGACGCCCTGGCCCGGCTCTCGGGCACCCAGCCGGTGCCGGCGGCCCGTACCCGGTCCGGCGGGGCGGGCACGGCCGGGCCGACGGAGGGAAGCCGGGCAGCGGGAAGCCCGGCGGAAGACGGGCCGACGGAGGGAAGCCGGGCAGCGGGAAGCCGGGCGGGGAGAGGGCCGGCGCCGGAAGAGGCCGCGGCCGCCCCGGCCGCGGGGCGCCGGGGCACCCTCACCGTCGGCGGCGCCCGCGCCGGGGCGCTGCTGGAACGGCAGCTGACCCTCGGCCGCACCCGGGCCCACTCCGCCGCCCTCCAGGCACTGGGATCCTCGCGGTTCCACGCGGTCGCGGACGCCGTCGCGCTGCTCGCCTCCGAGGTGCCGCTGGCCGGGACCGCCGGCGCGCCCGGCGCCGCCCTCGCGGCGCACGCGGAGATCGCCGAGCGCCGGCTGCACGACGCGGTCACCGCACTGCCGCTGGCCCGCGCGGCCCGCCCGTACAACGCCGAAGCCCTGGTCCACGGCCTCGCCACCGCCTCCGCCGGCGAGGCCCAGGACGCCCCCTGGCACCAGGTGCGGCATCTGCTGCGGCTGCACGCCTACGCCCAGGAGGTGCTGCACGCCGGCTGCGGCACCGGCCCCGGCCGCCGGCTCACCACCGCCGGCCGCACCCTGGACCGGCACCGCGACGCCGCCGAGGCGGCCGCGGCCGCCGCCGCCGCTGCCCGCACACCCCGTATCGCGCCGGCCACCGCCTACGCCCTCGGTGTGCTCCACGCCGACCAGCGCCACGAGGTCGAGGCCGCCCGCTTCGCCTTCCAGCGGGCATGGCAGGAAGCACCCCGGGGGCCCGACGGGCCCCGTGACGAGCACGCGCTGGCCGCGCCGTGA
- the pstS gene encoding phosphate ABC transporter substrate-binding protein PstS — protein sequence MKLQRKNGLRATALGALAVSGALVLTACGSDDNTGGTGSAGEKKTAASNIRCGDAGGQLMASGSSAQKNAMDLWVKNYMAACTGVEVNYKSSSSGEGIVAFNQGTVGFAGSDSALKPDEVEESKKVCESGQGINLPMVGGPIAIGYNLPGVDSLVLDAPTVAKIFDTKIKKWNDPAIAKLNPGVKLPDTTIQAFHRSEDSGTTQNLGKYLGKAAPNDWKYEAEKKWPAPGGQAAQGSSGVAAQVKQVPGAIGYFELSYAESQDIPAVSIATGASAPAEATSENASKAIAAAKIKGTGKDLALDLDYTTKAEGAYPLVLVTYEVVCDTGNKPETLDTVKSFLGYTASDEGQKILTDAGYAPIPTEINAKVRETVDGLS from the coding sequence GTGAAGCTTCAGCGCAAGAACGGGCTTCGCGCCACCGCGCTCGGTGCCCTCGCCGTGTCCGGCGCCCTGGTCCTCACGGCGTGTGGTTCGGACGACAACACCGGCGGCACCGGCAGCGCGGGCGAGAAGAAGACCGCGGCGTCGAACATCAGGTGCGGCGATGCCGGGGGCCAGCTGATGGCGTCCGGCTCCAGTGCCCAGAAGAACGCGATGGACCTGTGGGTCAAGAACTACATGGCCGCCTGCACCGGCGTGGAGGTCAACTACAAGTCCTCCTCCTCCGGTGAGGGCATCGTCGCCTTCAACCAGGGCACCGTCGGTTTCGCCGGCTCCGACTCCGCGCTGAAGCCCGACGAGGTCGAGGAGTCCAAGAAGGTGTGCGAGTCCGGCCAGGGCATCAACCTGCCCATGGTCGGCGGCCCGATCGCCATCGGCTACAACCTGCCCGGCGTCGACAGCCTCGTCCTGGACGCCCCGACCGTCGCCAAGATCTTCGACACGAAGATCAAGAAGTGGAACGACCCGGCGATCGCCAAGCTGAACCCGGGCGTCAAGCTGCCCGACACCACCATCCAGGCCTTCCACCGCTCCGAGGACTCCGGCACCACCCAGAACCTGGGCAAGTACCTCGGCAAGGCCGCCCCGAACGACTGGAAGTACGAGGCCGAGAAGAAGTGGCCCGCCCCGGGCGGCCAGGCGGCCCAGGGCTCCTCCGGGGTCGCGGCCCAGGTCAAGCAGGTCCCGGGCGCCATCGGCTACTTCGAGCTCTCCTACGCCGAGTCCCAGGACATCCCGGCGGTCTCGATCGCCACCGGTGCCTCCGCGCCGGCCGAGGCCACCTCGGAGAACGCCTCCAAGGCCATCGCCGCCGCCAAGATCAAGGGCACCGGCAAGGACCTGGCGCTGGACCTCGACTACACCACCAAGGCCGAGGGCGCCTACCCGCTCGTCCTGGTGACCTACGAGGTCGTCTGCGACACCGGCAACAAGCCCGAGACCCTCGACACGGTCAAGTCCTTCCTCGGCTACACGGCTTCGGACGAGGGCCAGAAGATCCTCACCGACGCCGGCTACGCCCCGATCCCGACCGAGATCAACGCCAAGGTCCGCGAGACCGTCGACGGCCTCTCGTAA
- the pstA gene encoding phosphate ABC transporter permease PstA, with protein sequence MSHATVKDTRTDAPAPRRGDSLSRRGLPRWAQPAFAVVSVALGCGIGLAAGWESRVQWGLVSALLFVAVSYTTTSAVENRRQARDRLATSVVWVCFALAVVPLLSLIWVTVSRGMKALDGYFLTHSMAGVPGFEPGGGVYHALVGTLEQVGLATLISVPVGLLTAVYLVEYGKGNLARAVTFFVDVMTGIPSIVAGLFILSIMLLAGWSPSGFMGSLALTILMIPVVVRSTEEMLKLVPNELREASLALGVPKWRTITKVVIPTAVGGISTGVMLAVARIAGETAPIMLLVFGSQLINANPFEGAQSSLPFYIWEQYRVGSEASYDRAWAAALVLIAFVMILNLVARGIARWKAPKTGR encoded by the coding sequence ATGAGCCACGCAACCGTCAAGGACACCCGTACCGACGCCCCCGCACCGCGCCGGGGTGACAGCCTGAGCCGCCGCGGACTGCCCCGCTGGGCCCAGCCCGCCTTCGCGGTCGTCTCCGTCGCACTCGGCTGCGGCATCGGCCTGGCCGCCGGCTGGGAGAGCCGCGTCCAGTGGGGCCTGGTCTCCGCCCTGCTGTTCGTGGCCGTCTCGTACACGACCACCTCGGCCGTCGAGAACCGCCGCCAGGCCAGGGACCGCCTCGCCACCAGCGTCGTCTGGGTCTGCTTCGCCCTCGCCGTCGTCCCGCTGCTCTCCCTGATCTGGGTGACGGTCAGCCGGGGCATGAAGGCCCTCGACGGCTACTTCCTCACCCACTCGATGGCCGGCGTCCCCGGTTTCGAGCCGGGCGGCGGCGTCTACCACGCCCTGGTCGGCACCCTGGAGCAGGTCGGTCTCGCGACCCTGATCTCCGTGCCCGTCGGCCTGCTGACCGCCGTCTACCTGGTCGAGTACGGCAAGGGGAACCTGGCCAGGGCCGTGACCTTCTTCGTCGACGTCATGACCGGTATCCCGTCGATCGTCGCCGGTCTCTTCATCCTCTCGATCATGCTGCTGGCCGGCTGGTCCCCGTCCGGGTTCATGGGCTCGCTCGCCCTCACCATCCTGATGATCCCGGTCGTGGTCCGGTCCACCGAGGAGATGCTCAAGCTCGTCCCGAACGAGCTGCGCGAGGCATCCCTCGCCCTCGGCGTCCCCAAGTGGCGGACGATCACCAAGGTGGTCATCCCGACCGCCGTCGGCGGCATCTCGACCGGTGTGATGCTGGCCGTCGCCCGTATCGCGGGTGAGACGGCGCCGATCATGCTGCTCGTCTTCGGCAGCCAGCTGATCAACGCCAACCCCTTCGAAGGCGCCCAGTCCTCGCTCCCCTTCTACATCTGGGAGCAGTACCGGGTCGGCAGCGAGGCGTCGTACGACCGCGCCTGGGCCGCCGCCCTCGTACTGATCGCCTTCGTCATGATCCTCAACCTGGTGGCCCGCGGCATCGCCCGCTGGAAGGCCCCGAAGACCGGCCGCTGA
- a CDS encoding RNA degradosome polyphosphate kinase, whose protein sequence is MSQQPAEVPVQNAQPSVGSIAAHRPHAMSAAVSGLEPDIDSDLDAYEGEAAGGAEGAELPQGRFLDRERSWLAFNERVLELAEDSTTPLLERANFLAIFASNLDEFFMVRVAGLKRRIATGVATRSASGLQPREVLELIWNRSRELMARHAACFQQDVAPALADEGIHLIRWPELTEKEQARLFTLFRQQIFPVLTPLAVDPAHPFPYISGLSLNLAVVVRNPVSGHRHFARVKVPPLLSRFLEASPQRYVPLEDVIAAHLEELFPGMEVLAHHMFRVTRNEDLEVEEDDAENLLQALEKELLRRRFGPPVRLEVEESIDPYVLDLLVRELKISESEVYPLPGPLDLTGLFGIVSLDRPELKYPKFIAGTHRDLAEVESASAPDIFAALRERDVLLHHPYDSFSTSVQAFLEQAAADPDVLAIKQTLYRTSGKSPIVDALIDAAESGKQVLVLVEIKARFDEQANIKWARKLEEAGCHVVYGLVGLKTHCKLSLVVRQEGDTLRRYSHVGTGNYHPKTARLYEDLGLLTADPQVGADLSDLFNRLSGYSRRETYRRLLVAPKSLRDGLVARINKETVHHRAGRPAYVRIKVNSMVDETIIDALYRASRAGVPVDVWVRGICAIRPGVPGLSENIRVRSVLGRFLEHSRIFAFGNGGEPEVWIGSADMMHRNLDRRIEALVRVTDPAHRAALTRLLESGMSDSVSSWHLGPDGEWTRHSADADGQPLRHVQEMLIDARRRRRAQP, encoded by the coding sequence ATGAGCCAGCAGCCCGCCGAGGTACCGGTCCAGAACGCCCAGCCGTCCGTCGGCTCCATCGCGGCGCACCGACCGCACGCGATGTCCGCCGCGGTCTCCGGTCTGGAGCCCGACATCGACTCCGACCTCGACGCCTACGAGGGCGAGGCCGCCGGGGGCGCCGAGGGCGCCGAGCTGCCCCAGGGCCGCTTTCTGGACCGCGAGCGCAGCTGGCTCGCGTTCAACGAGCGGGTACTGGAACTCGCCGAGGACTCCACCACACCGCTCCTCGAACGAGCGAACTTCCTCGCGATCTTCGCCTCGAACCTGGACGAGTTCTTCATGGTCCGGGTGGCCGGGCTGAAGCGCCGCATCGCGACCGGCGTCGCGACCCGCTCCGCCTCCGGACTCCAGCCCCGCGAGGTGCTGGAGCTGATCTGGAACCGCTCCCGCGAACTCATGGCCCGGCACGCCGCCTGCTTCCAGCAGGACGTCGCCCCGGCCCTCGCCGACGAGGGCATCCACCTCATCCGGTGGCCCGAGCTGACGGAGAAGGAGCAGGCCCGCCTGTTCACCCTGTTCCGCCAGCAGATCTTCCCGGTCCTCACGCCGCTGGCCGTGGACCCGGCCCACCCCTTCCCGTACATCTCGGGCCTGTCGCTGAACCTCGCCGTGGTCGTCCGCAACCCGGTCAGCGGCCACCGGCACTTCGCCCGGGTGAAGGTGCCGCCGCTGCTGTCCCGCTTCCTCGAAGCCTCCCCGCAGCGGTACGTACCGCTCGAGGACGTCATCGCGGCCCATCTCGAGGAGCTCTTCCCCGGCATGGAGGTGCTCGCGCACCACATGTTCCGGGTGACCAGGAACGAGGACCTCGAGGTCGAGGAGGACGACGCCGAGAACCTGCTCCAGGCCCTCGAGAAGGAGCTGCTGCGCCGCCGCTTCGGCCCGCCGGTCCGGCTGGAGGTCGAGGAGTCCATCGACCCGTATGTGCTGGACCTGCTGGTCCGGGAGCTGAAGATCTCCGAGTCCGAGGTCTACCCGCTGCCCGGACCGCTGGACCTGACGGGCCTGTTCGGGATCGTCTCGCTCGACCGGCCCGAGCTGAAGTACCCCAAGTTCATCGCCGGCACCCACCGCGACCTCGCCGAGGTCGAGTCCGCCTCGGCGCCCGACATCTTCGCGGCGCTGCGCGAGCGGGACGTGCTGCTGCACCACCCGTACGACTCCTTCTCCACGTCCGTCCAGGCCTTCCTCGAGCAGGCGGCGGCCGACCCCGACGTCCTGGCGATCAAGCAGACGCTCTACCGGACCTCCGGCAAGTCGCCGATCGTGGACGCGCTGATCGACGCGGCCGAGTCCGGCAAGCAGGTCCTCGTCCTGGTCGAGATCAAGGCCCGCTTCGACGAGCAGGCCAACATCAAGTGGGCCCGCAAGCTGGAGGAGGCCGGCTGCCACGTGGTCTACGGGCTCGTCGGCCTGAAGACCCACTGCAAGCTGTCGCTCGTGGTCCGGCAGGAGGGGGACACCCTGCGCCGCTACTCGCACGTCGGGACCGGCAACTACCACCCCAAGACCGCCCGGCTGTACGAGGACCTCGGCCTGCTCACCGCGGACCCGCAGGTCGGCGCCGACCTCTCCGACCTGTTCAACAGGCTCTCCGGCTACTCGCGCCGAGAGACCTACCGCCGGCTGCTCGTCGCCCCGAAGTCGCTGCGCGACGGGCTGGTCGCCCGGATCAACAAGGAGACCGTCCACCACCGGGCCGGGCGCCCCGCCTACGTCCGCATCAAGGTCAACTCGATGGTCGACGAGACGATCATCGACGCCCTCTACCGCGCGTCCCGGGCCGGTGTGCCGGTCGACGTCTGGGTCCGCGGGATCTGCGCGATCCGGCCGGGCGTACCGGGCCTGTCCGAGAACATACGGGTCCGCTCCGTGCTCGGGCGCTTCCTGGAGCACTCCCGGATCTTCGCCTTCGGCAACGGCGGCGAACCCGAGGTGTGGATCGGCAGCGCCGACATGATGCACCGCAACCTCGACCGCCGCATCGAGGCGCTCGTCCGGGTCACCGACCCGGCCCACCGCGCCGCCCTGACCCGGCTCCTGGAATCCGGTATGTCCGACTCCGTCTCGTCCTGGCACCTCGGACCCGACGGCGAGTGGACCCGCCACTCGGCCGACGCGGACGGGCAGCCGCTGCGGCACGTCCAGGAGATGCTCATAGACGCCCGGAGGCGCCGGCGTGCACAACCATGA
- a CDS encoding bifunctional metallophosphatase/5'-nucleotidase, whose product MSATPHQRRRRILAAAAGLTTVGALVAAMPAGAHDRGEGHGHDHGYGYGRTVDVQLLSFNDLHGNLQPPAGSAGRVTHTHEDGTTRTIDAGGAEYLATHLREARKGNRYSITAAAGDMVGASPMLSGLFHDEPTIEALNKLKLDVTSVGNHEFDEGARELARLQNGGCHPVDGCYEKKADGKPKTFRGADFPYLAANVTDEKSGRPLLDPYFVWEKNGVRIGFIGVTLEGTPNIVSAEGVKGLKFGDETETINKYAKVLERKGVKSIVALLHEGGAPASGSYNYDCDSPGPGDGISGPIVDIARNVSPQVDALITGHTHQAYACTIPDPSGKPRTVTSAASFGRLYTDTTLTYDRRTRDIVRTSVASANHVVTRDVPKAADITRLIDRWSTLAAPIADRPVGYISADIENPADAAERPAGNLIADAQLEGMAPADKGGAQLALMNPGGIRAGLVHKASGSEGDGVVTYGEAFTVQPFTNMMTAVDLTGAQLITALQQQVSGSNQAAPKILQVSKGFTYTLDMTKSGVDRIVTDSVRLNGEPIDPAKTYRVAMNEFLAGGGDGFAVLKEHRNKLVGASDLDLLTAYFAAHSSPGAPLAPPATGRITVVR is encoded by the coding sequence ATGTCAGCGACACCGCACCAGAGGCGCCGCCGCATACTCGCGGCCGCCGCCGGACTGACCACCGTCGGCGCACTGGTCGCCGCGATGCCCGCGGGGGCCCACGACCGCGGCGAGGGGCACGGCCACGACCACGGATACGGTTACGGCCGCACCGTCGACGTCCAGCTGCTGTCCTTCAACGACCTGCACGGCAACCTTCAGCCGCCCGCCGGCTCGGCGGGCCGGGTCACCCACACCCACGAGGACGGCACCACCCGCACCATCGACGCGGGCGGCGCCGAGTACCTCGCAACGCATCTGCGCGAGGCCCGCAAGGGCAACCGCTACTCGATCACGGCCGCCGCCGGCGACATGGTCGGCGCCTCGCCGATGCTCTCCGGCCTCTTCCACGACGAGCCGACCATCGAGGCGCTGAACAAGCTGAAGCTCGATGTGACCTCGGTCGGCAACCACGAGTTCGACGAGGGGGCCAGGGAACTCGCCCGGCTGCAGAACGGCGGCTGCCACCCGGTCGACGGCTGCTACGAGAAGAAGGCCGACGGCAAGCCGAAGACCTTCCGCGGCGCGGACTTCCCGTACCTCGCGGCCAACGTCACCGACGAGAAGTCCGGCCGCCCGCTCCTGGACCCGTACTTCGTCTGGGAGAAGAACGGGGTGAGGATCGGCTTCATCGGCGTCACCCTGGAGGGCACCCCGAACATCGTCAGCGCCGAGGGCGTCAAGGGCCTGAAGTTCGGCGACGAGACCGAGACGATCAACAAGTACGCCAAGGTGCTGGAGCGCAAGGGCGTGAAGTCGATCGTCGCGCTGCTGCACGAGGGCGGCGCGCCGGCCTCGGGCTCGTACAACTACGACTGCGACAGCCCCGGCCCGGGCGACGGCATCTCCGGCCCGATCGTCGACATCGCCAGGAACGTCAGCCCCCAGGTCGACGCGCTGATCACCGGCCACACCCACCAGGCGTACGCGTGCACGATCCCGGACCCGTCCGGCAAGCCGCGCACGGTGACCTCGGCCGCCTCGTTCGGCAGGCTCTACACCGACACGACGCTCACCTACGACCGCCGCACCCGCGACATCGTGCGCACGTCCGTGGCGTCGGCCAACCACGTCGTCACCCGCGACGTGCCCAAGGCCGCGGACATCACGCGGCTGATCGACCGCTGGAGCACGCTGGCCGCGCCGATCGCCGACCGGCCCGTCGGCTACATCTCGGCGGACATCGAGAACCCCGCCGACGCGGCGGAGCGTCCGGCGGGCAACCTGATCGCCGACGCGCAGCTGGAGGGCATGGCCCCGGCCGACAAGGGCGGCGCGCAGCTCGCGCTGATGAACCCGGGCGGCATCCGTGCCGGCCTGGTCCACAAGGCGTCCGGCAGTGAGGGCGACGGCGTCGTGACCTACGGCGAGGCGTTCACCGTGCAGCCGTTCACCAACATGATGACGGCGGTCGACCTCACCGGTGCCCAGCTGATCACCGCGCTGCAGCAGCAGGTCAGCGGCTCCAACCAGGCCGCGCCGAAGATCCTCCAGGTGTCGAAGGGCTTCACCTACACCCTGGACATGACGAAGAGCGGCGTGGACCGGATCGTGACGGACTCCGTGCGGCTGAACGGGGAGCCGATCGACCCCGCGAAGACCTACCGCGTCGCGATGAACGAGTTCCTCGCGGGCGGCGGCGACGGCTTCGCGGTGCTGAAGGAGCACAGGAACAAGCTGGTGGGCGCGTCCGACCTGGACCTGCTGACCGCCTACTTCGCCGCGCACTCCAGCCCGGGTGCACCGCTGGCACCGCCGGCCACGGGCCGGATCACGGTCGTCAGGTGA
- a CDS encoding NUDIX hydrolase: MSSASDGTVLAAGCVLWRRSPGTAGGIEICLVHRPRYDDWSHPKGKLKQGERALDGALREVREETGHRGVPGPVLPTVRYLVDGRPKQVSYWAAEAPAPGRFTPGSEVDRIAWLSPDAARRRITEPRDRTLVDALLKALGTR, translated from the coding sequence GTGAGCAGCGCCTCCGACGGCACCGTGCTCGCGGCCGGCTGCGTCCTGTGGCGCCGCTCCCCGGGGACGGCCGGGGGAATCGAGATCTGCCTGGTCCACCGCCCCAGGTACGACGACTGGTCGCACCCGAAGGGCAAGCTCAAGCAGGGTGAGCGGGCACTGGACGGAGCGCTGCGAGAGGTCCGCGAGGAGACCGGCCACCGGGGAGTGCCGGGCCCGGTCCTGCCGACGGTCCGCTACCTCGTGGACGGACGCCCCAAGCAGGTCAGCTACTGGGCCGCCGAGGCCCCGGCACCGGGTCGCTTCACTCCCGGCAGCGAGGTCGACCGCATCGCCTGGCTGTCCCCCGACGCCGCCCGCCGCCGGATCACCGAGCCCCGCGACCGGACCCTCGTCGACGCGCTGCTGAAGGCCCTCGGCACCCGCTGA
- the pstC gene encoding phosphate ABC transporter permease subunit PstC → MASTTPTETPPEPPAASRRAASTGRVGDKVFLGLSRGSGILLLAIMASIAVFLGYRAALAISENEGNFLTTFDWNPAGDPPVFGIAVLLFGTVVSSVIAMAIAVPVAVGIALFISHYAPRRIAAPLAYVVDLLAAVPSIIYGIWGALFLVPYLGGLNLWLDEYLGWTYVFDKTEAGVARSLFTVGILLAIMILPIVTSVSREVFLQVPRMNEEAALALGATRWEVIRMSVLPFGRSGVISASMLGLGRALGETMAVATVLSPSFVISLHILDPGGGTFAQNIAAKFDEANQFGRDALIASGLVLFVLTLLVNGAARLIIARRKEYSGANA, encoded by the coding sequence ATGGCTTCCACCACACCCACAGAGACACCGCCGGAACCCCCGGCCGCCTCGCGCCGCGCCGCGTCCACCGGCCGCGTGGGGGACAAGGTCTTCCTTGGCCTCTCCCGTGGATCGGGCATCCTGCTACTCGCGATCATGGCGTCGATCGCCGTGTTCCTCGGCTACCGCGCCGCCCTCGCCATCTCCGAGAACGAAGGCAACTTCCTCACCACCTTCGACTGGAACCCGGCGGGCGACCCGCCCGTCTTCGGCATCGCGGTCCTGCTCTTCGGCACCGTCGTCAGCTCGGTCATCGCGATGGCCATCGCGGTCCCCGTCGCGGTCGGCATCGCCCTGTTCATCTCCCACTACGCGCCCCGCCGCATAGCCGCCCCGCTCGCCTACGTGGTCGACCTGCTGGCAGCCGTCCCGTCGATCATCTACGGCATCTGGGGAGCCCTCTTCCTCGTCCCGTACCTGGGAGGGCTGAACCTGTGGCTGGACGAGTACCTGGGCTGGACGTACGTCTTCGACAAGACCGAGGCCGGCGTCGCGCGCTCCCTCTTCACCGTCGGCATCCTGCTCGCCATCATGATCCTGCCGATCGTGACCAGCGTGAGCCGTGAGGTGTTCCTCCAGGTCCCGCGGATGAACGAGGAGGCCGCGCTCGCGCTCGGCGCGACCCGCTGGGAGGTCATCCGCATGTCGGTGCTCCCCTTCGGCCGCTCCGGCGTCATCTCCGCCTCGATGCTGGGCCTCGGCCGCGCGCTCGGCGAGACCATGGCCGTCGCCACGGTGCTCTCGCCGAGCTTCGTCATCTCGCTCCACATCCTCGACCCGGGCGGCGGCACGTTCGCCCAGAACATCGCCGCGAAGTTCGACGAGGCCAACCAGTTCGGACGGGACGCCCTGATCGCCTCCGGTCTGGTCCTCTTCGTGCTCACCCTGCTGGTCAACGGCGCCGCACGACTGATCATCGCGCGTCGCAAGGAGTACTCGGGGGCGAACGCCTGA